The following are encoded together in the Phyllopteryx taeniolatus isolate TA_2022b chromosome 21, UOR_Ptae_1.2, whole genome shotgun sequence genome:
- the LOC133470988 gene encoding uncharacterized protein LOC133470988 isoform X9, giving the protein MGCIGSRSITADAVPVRKDGDQHGRAEFSWEGINLSMEDTTSILPSLKRKSANSYGIGALAKSSLTGVSGVTRSMKDKVTKPTAMARGRVAHMIEWQSWGKPSAGPQGGAGRANLQREKERRMENDAYSDLSDGEKEARFAAGIMQQFAISEATLFGWTSVDDDPVADSDRGSVAHLSDVNQDSITSRGPPPLVCGRVASDVRVAGPLLFVLVRRLGANHQSAFGRRLAGRRLLRHAGGQRRGRDAGRGLRVDGGRLPPAAQPAAAAAAAAAAVPAAAAAALPAAAAVVAQRLPLPPSHAQQHHPQPGPAHAPAPGRPVGGGAGGGAPGGDRRAAERTYGRNGGRRGRRAQGGDARRLLRPRGTARR; this is encoded by the exons ATGGGCTGCATCGGATCCAGAAGCATCA CAGCCGATGCGGTGCCGGTGCGGAAAGACGGAGATCAG CATGGCCGTGCCGAGTTTTCCTGGGAAGGAATCAAT CTGTCCATGGAGGACACCACGTCCATCCTGCCGAGCCTCAAGAGAAAGTCGGCCAACTCTTACGGCATCGGCGCCCTGGCTAAGTCGTCTCTGACAGGTGTGtcag GCGTGACACGCTCCATGAAGGACAAGGTGACCAAGCCCACCGCCATGGCGCGGGGCCGCGTGGCCCACATGATCGAGTGGCAGAGTTGGGGCAAGCCCTCGGCGGGGCCGCAGGGGGGCGCCGGCCGCGCCAACCTGCAGCGGGAGAAGGAGCGTCGCATGGAGAACGACGCCTACAGCGACCTGAGCGACGGCGAGAAGGAGGCGCGCTTCGCCGCCGGCATCATGCAGCAGTTCGCCATCTCCGAGGCCACGCTCTTCGGCTGGACGTCCGTGGACGACGACCCGGTCGCCGACTCCGACCGCGGCAGCGTCGCGCACCTCAGCGacgtcaaccaggacagcatCACCAGCAGAG GTCCTCCACCACTCGTCTGCGGACGTGTGGCCTCGGACGTACGTGTCGCAGGGCCTCTACTGTTTGTCCTCGTCCGACGCCTGGGAGCCAATCACCAGTCAGCCTTCGGGCGTCGCCTCGCCGGCCGCCGGCTCCTACGTCATGCCGGCGG GCAGCGGCGCGGGCGCGACGCCGGGCGAGGGCTACGAGTCGACGGTGGGCGGCTTCCTCCAGCAGCACAACCAgctgcagcagctgcagcagctgcagcagcagtaccagcagcagcagctgctgcacttccagcagcagcagcag TCGTTGCACAGCGCCTCCCACTCCCTCCAAGTCACGCCCAACAGCACCATCCACAGCCTGGGCCCGCCCACGCACCCGCGCCTGGCCGACCTGTGGGGGGCGGCGCAGGCGGAGGCGCACCAG GTGGAGATCGTCGGGCAGCTGAGCGGACGTACGGCAGAAACGGCGGGCGGCGGGGCAGACGCGCTCAGGGAGGCGACGCACGTCGACTCCTTCGGCCACGCGGAACGGCGCGACGATGA